The genomic segment TGCGTGATCCCAATAATATCCGCTTCTTGGAACGCATCAGTACCAATGACTGTATTGGCAACTTGCCCAGTGAAAATAACAAGTGGCAGTGAATCCATCATTGCATCCGTAATTCCAGTTACCAAGTTTGTCGCGCCAGGTCCAGATGTCGCAATGACGACGCCAGGTTTTCCTGAAACACGAGCATATCCTTCAGCCGCATGAATTGCGCCTTGTTCGTGACGTGCAAGTATGTGGGAAATAGGGTTTTGATACAATGCATCATAAATCGGTAGTACAGCTCCTCCAGGATAACCGAAAATAACTTCGACACCTTGATCCTTCAAAGCTTGAATGAGTACAGCAGACCCATCTTTCGGTTGTTTGGTCTGTTGTGGCTCTTGCACAGTCTCTGGCGCCATTTCCTCTACTGCTTGCTTCGTTTGAACTTCAGCATTCATCTATAAACTCCTCCTTACTTCTACTTTTGAATAATCAATCTTCTTGTCGAAAAAAAAAGCCTTTTCATCCCACGCAAAGAACTTCTCCTTTACATAGGGATGAAAAAACTTTTCATGGTACCACCCTTGTTCGCAGCAATCTAGCCGCCTCATGAATAGACTAGGTCTATTCTTTATATAACGAGCGCCGATTTCTCTACGCCCGGGATTGCCTACTATAATTTCAGCAATCCACTCCGGGGTGATGTCGCAACTAGTTGTATTACCGGCTTCCAGCATTACCGGCTCTCTGTGAATACAGGTTCTAATTACTTTTGCCCCATCATTGATTTTCACTATTAAATTTTCATAACTCCGCCTGTACTTGCAGATGTGACAAGCGCTGAATATCTAGCTAGATAGCCTTTTTTAATTTTAGGTTCGAATGGTTTTAAGTGTGCTCTTCGTTTTTCTAGTTCTTCATCGGAAACTTCAAGTTCAATTGTCCGATTTGTTAAATCGATTGAGATGATATCACCATTTTCGACTAGTGCGATAGGTCCGCCTTCAGCCGCTTCAGGTGAAATGTGGCCAATCGAGATACCACGAGATGCCCCTGAGAAACGTCCGTCTGTAATGAGTGCTACCTTCGTTGCCAGCCCACGTCCTGCAATTGCTGCAGTAGGTGCGAGCATTTCTGGCATTCCCGGTCCACCTTTCGGACCTTCGTAACGAATAACAACAACATCACCCGCTTTTACTGTTCCGTTGTCGATTCCTTCTTGTGTATCTTCCTGAGATTCAAACACAATGGCTTTTCCTCGGAACTCTGTAATCGATGGGTCAACGGCTCCTACTTTGATGACGCCGCCGTCCGGTGCAATATTACCGAATAGAACGGACAAGCCACCTACAGGACTGTATGCATTATCGTGACGTCGAATGACTTCATCATTGAGAATATGAGAATCTTTTACGTTTTCATAAAGCGATTTACCAGTAATCGTCATCCGGTTTGGACTGACGGCTCCTTCGATTTCACAGAGCTCTTTAATAATTGCACTGACACCGCCAGCAAGATGAACATCATGCATTGTGTAGTCAGAAGATGGACTAATTTTGGATAAATAAGGAATACGTTCAGCAACTTTGTTGATATCACGAACATCGTATTCGATTTCTGCTTCGTGTGCGATTGCCAGTGTATGGAGGACTGTGTTTGTAGAACCGCCCATTGCCATATCAAGTGCAAATGCATCATCGATTGTTTCTTTCGTTATAATGTCACGCG from the Sporosarcina psychrophila genome contains:
- the ilvD gene encoding dihydroxy-acid dehydratase; the protein is MRSDMIKKGVDRAPHRSLLYATGVRMKDMHKPFIGVCNSYIDIIPGHMHLNKFAEVVKEAIREAGGIPFEFNTIGVDDGIAMGHIGMRYSLPSRELIADSAETVINAHWFDGVFYIPNCDKITPGMLMAAVRTNVPSVFVSGGPMEGGVSSTGKPLSLVSVFEGVGAYKQGTMTAEELLDIEQSACPTCGSCSGMFTANSMNSLMEMLGVTVPGNGTIVATSDERHRLIKEAAEHLVRMVKEDVKPRDIITKETIDDAFALDMAMGGSTNTVLHTLAIAHEAEIEYDVRDINKVAERIPYLSKISPSSDYTMHDVHLAGGVSAIIKELCEIEGAVSPNRMTITGKSLYENVKDSHILNDEVIRRHDNAYSPVGGLSVLFGNIAPDGGVIKVGAVDPSITEFRGKAIVFESQEDTQEGIDNGTVKAGDVVVIRYEGPKGGPGMPEMLAPTAAIAGRGLATKVALITDGRFSGASRGISIGHISPEAAEGGPIALVENGDIISIDLTNRTIELEVSDEELEKRRAHLKPFEPKIKKGYLARYSALVTSASTGGVMKI